The Maylandia zebra isolate NMK-2024a linkage group LG4, Mzebra_GT3a, whole genome shotgun sequence genome includes a window with the following:
- the LOC112431570 gene encoding nuclear GTPase SLIP-GC-like translates to MDGFVRNKLTEWKLSDWIEAFEAQEIDKESLYLLDEQEIDQLITKAGPRVKFKDKLKLLKEEQNTTQPQKEAVNTSGQSPVAAQHSPFLLHYQEQDQQKLLNSSIVPHQDLPSISEKGKRKSELFQSEFVEWQPSPKRQYNSAAGSQSETEILSDVKDIMRRVSERLHGRDKLSAFLKDQIKDLETERRHLVGVFGRTGAGKSSLINAIINKEGLLPSASVSACTSVMIKVEATNGSKYEAHIEFITKEDWENEVQSLKQALEDHDDDDDGGNDDCLDPDGKLSALYGEEWKGKLTHSLMDNKYFRDIPEFLKPKIKILESDSAEGLSEKFVRYTRSESNETEEVKRWYWPLVKCVTVKVPDNDFLDHVTLMDLPGNGDSNRSRDQMWTEFIASCSTVWIVTEMTRAASEREAWDILEGASSLLGNGGECQQIHFICTKSDHEKPDDIYKVKKAVKNEFKKRETITNHFSEDSFQVFTVSSKEFLKGENVNPDVNEILKLKEILKNLNDAHSETSNYVSGAHGILSLIQGARSREVVEQKNEVCAVLEGNLSIQHNRVKKAIEDITKAFEQHLREGVEKSQNLCERKLRSFLHPSKTSGRSFHKTLKSAVRNVGIQKPKKGKRKDLNMILASYLTESIDEKFRKTFPNDLKCGNFNGAIDAFSLNTDSLIEKYKNVKLQLTFLQTEEKKMKTKLNKTILTQKKWIYNSLTETIRSNMKGCYKEAAAFEGPGTLKRMRDTIERHVESKKYMFEEAKNAMLEQLNDLKETVLRTLKKTMEESIEHSLKTEACSLPDVLEHLEMVKKHCDELNRDQDEKK, encoded by the exons ATGGATGGTTTTGTGCGAAACAAACTGACTGAATGGAAACTAAGTGACTGGATTGAGGCATTTGAAG CTCAAGAAATTGATAAGGAAAGTCTGTATCTTCTCGATGAACAGGAAATTGATCAATTGATCACAAAAGCTGGACCTAGAGTAAAATTCAAGGATAAACTAAAGCTGTTAAAG GAAGAGCAAAATACAACTCAACCACAAAAAGAAGCCGTCAATACTTCTGGTCAA TCTCCAGTTGCAGCTCAACACAGCCCGTTCCTCCTGCACTATCAGGAGCAGGATCAGCAGAAACTCCTCAACAGCAGCATTGTACCCCATCAG GATTTGCCATCAATAAGTGAAAAAG gaaaaagaaagtcaGAACTTTTTCAGAGTGAGTTCGTCGAATGGCAACCATCTCCTAAACGACAATACAACTCTGCAGCAGGATCACAGTCAG aaacagaaatactGTCTGATGTCAAAGACATAATGAGACGTGTCAGTGAAAGACTACATGGCCGTGACAAGCTCAGTGCTTTCCTAAA GGATCAAATCAAAGATTTGGAGACAGAAAGGAGACACCTGGTTGGTGTCTTTGGTAGAACTGGGGCTGGAAAGAGCTCTTTAATCAATGCCATCATAAATAAGGAGGGCCTGTTGCCTTCTGCAAGTGTCAGTGCATGTACCTCAGTAATGATAAAGGTGGAGGCTACCAATGGATCAAAGTATGAGGCACACATCGAGTTCATTACAAAAGAG gatTGGGAAAATGAGGTGCAGTCCCTAAAACAGGCTCTTGAAgatcatgatgatgatgatgatggtggtaaTGATGATTGTCTTGACCCTGATGGAAAGTTATCAGCGCTGTATGGAGAAGAGTGGAAAGGAAAATTAACTCACAGCCTCATGGACAACAAATATTTCAGAGATATTCCAGAGTTTCTGAAGCCCAAGATAAAAATTTTGGAAAGTGACTCA gcTGAAGGATTGTCTGAAAAATTTGTGAGATATACAAGAAGTGAGTCAAATGAGACAGAAGAAGTAAAGAGGTGGTACTGGCCACTTGTGAAGTGTGTGACTGTCAAAGTGCCAGACAATGATTTTCTTGATCATGTCACACTCATGGACCTTCCTGGAAACGGTGACTCTAACAGAAGCAGAGATCAAATGTGGACAGAG TTTATTGCCAGTTGTTCTACAGTGTGGATTGTGACTGAAATGACTCGAGCAGCATCAGAAAGAGAAGCCTGGGACATCCTGGAAGGTGCCAGCAGCCTGCTGGGAAATGGTGGCGAGTGTCAGCAAATTCATTTTATCTGCACCAAGTCAGATCATGAAAAACCAGATGATAT ATACAAAGTCAAGAAAGCAGTGAAGAATGAATTCAAAAAGCGGGAAACGATTACG AATCACTTCAGTGAGGATAGTTTCCAAGTCTTCACAGTGAGCTCCAAAGAGTTCCTCAAAGGGGAGAATGTAAATCCAGATGTCAATG AAATACTGAAACTCAAGGAAattttgaaaaatctaaatGACGCTCATTCAGAGACCTCAAACTATGTGTCTGGAGCTCATGGGATTCTGTCTTTGATTCAAGGAGCCAGAAGCAGGGAAGTG gttgAACAAAAAAACGAGGTGTGTGCAGTCCTTGAGGGGAACTTGAGCATCCAACATAATCGAGTCAAAAAAGCAATTGAAGACATTACAAAAGCTTTTGAACAACACCTACGTGAGGGAGTTGAAAAATCCCAAAATTTATGTGAAAGAAAACTGAGGTCCTTCTTACACCCCAGT aAAACAAGTGGCAGATCTTTTCACAAGACGCTAAAGTCTGCAGTTAGGAATGTTGGCATCCAGAAACCAAAAAAAGGGAAGCGAAAAGACCTCAACATGATATTAGCGTCTTATTTGACTGAAAGCATTGATGAAAAATTCAGAAAGACCTTCCC AAACGACCTAAAATGTGGAAATTTCAATGGGGCCATTGATGCGTTTTCACTCAACACTGATTCACTGATTGAAAAgtacaaaaatgtcaaattgcAACTGACATTTCTCCAGACAGAG gaaaaaaaaatgaagacaaagcTCAACAAAACCATCCTCACACAAAAGAAATGGATCTACAACAGTCTGACAGAGACAATCAGGAGTAACATGAAAGGATGCTACAAAG AAGCAGCAGCATTTGAAGGACCAGGCACCCTGAAGAGGATGAGGGACACTATTGAGAGACATGTGGAGTCAAAGAAGTACATGTTTGAAGAGGCAAAAAATGCCATGTTGGAGCAGTTGAACGATttgaag GAAACTGTCCTGAGGACGCTGAAGAAAACCATGGAGGAGTCCATTGAACACTCACTCAAGACTGAGGCCTGCTCACTGCCAG aTGTTTTGGAACATCTTGAGATGGTGAAgaaacactgtgatgaacttaATCGTGATCAAGATGAAAAAAAGTAA